The sequence CGAAACAATCTTTTTTAATCCTTCAAAAATAGAATTGCTGGTTTCGCCAAGTACAGCTTCATTATGCTCATTTGGGACAGCAGAATTGTTTACAACGGCATTACCGCCATATTGCTGTACTAATTGTGTTAATTGTTCAAACATGATTTTACGAGTTTAATTAGACATCAAAAATACAAAAAAAAGAAAGGGATTTACTACAAATTTGTAATAAATCCCTCTAAAGTTAATCTATTTTTTGATTGCTTAGCTCAACAAAGTAATAATTTGTGAAGCAAGCTCTGTTCCAATTCTGTCTTGTGCTTCTCCAGTTGCAGCTCCAATGTGTGGAGTCAACGAAATTTTAGAGTGCATTAAGATTGCCATTTCTGGTTTTGGTTCGCTTTCAAAAACGTCTAAACCAGCAAAAGCAACTTTTCCTGAATCTAAAGCTTTTACTAAAGCAACTTCATCAATAACTCCTCCACGAGCACAGTTTACGATTCCAACACCGTCTTTCATAATTTCAAGTTCTTTCTCTCCAATTATGTATCCATCTTGCGCAGGAACGTGTAATGTAATGAAATCTGCTTCTTTAAATAAAGACTCTAAAGATTGAGAAACTATTTTAGTTGTGATTGACTGTCCGTCAAAAAACTCAACTTTTACATCAACTTCAGGTATAAAGCTATCAGCAGCGATAACTTTCATTCCTAAACCAAGAGCCATTTTTGCAGTAGCTTGTCCGATACGACCAATACCAACAATACCTAAAGTTTTTCCTCTTAATTCAGTTCCGTTAGCGTAAGCTTTTTTCAAACCGTCAAAGTTTGAATCTCCTTCAAGAGGCATATTTCTGTTAGAATCATGTAAAAAACGTACACCAGAAAACAAGTGTCCAAAAACCAATTCAGCAACAGACTCTGAAGATGAAGCTGGAGTATTTATTACATGAATTCCTTTACTTTTAGCATAATCAACATCAATGTTGTCCATACCAACACCACCACGACCGATAATTTTGATTCCAGGGCAAGCATCGATAATATCTTTACGAACTTTAGTTGCGCTACGCACTAAAATTACGTCAACATTGTTTTCATTTATATAGTTAGCTACTTGTTCTTGAGCTACTTTTGTAGTGATAACTTCAAAACCGCCTTTTTCTAAGGCTAGAATTCCACTTTTAGAAATCCCGTCATTTGCTAATACTTTCATTTTGTATGTTTTGTTTATTTGGTTAATCGTTTAATTGTTTAATCGATGAACCAATTTTAATTTTTTCTTTTTTTTTATTTAGGAGCTAATCCCGCTATCCGTTTCAATCTTTTTTGTTTTTAAAGAAAAAACAAAAAAGGATTTCCACTGCTATCGGGGCTAGGATTTAAAGTTTCAATAAGTATTTTCGATTAAACAATTAACCGAATAACCGATTAAACTTTTTTAAACTTTAGATTCTAACGCTTTCATTACATCAACTAAAACCTGAACGCTTTCAATTGGCATAGCGTTGTAGATAGAAGCTCTGTAACCACCAACAGAACGGTGTCCTGGTAATCCAGAAATGTTTGCCGCTTTCCACAAAGCATCAAAAGTTTCAGTGTGTTCAGGATTGTTCAACAAGAAAGTTACGTTCATGTTAGAGCGGTCTTCCACTTTTGCTGCACCTTTGAATAATGGGTTTCTGTCGATTTCAGCGTAAAGTAATTCAGCTTTAGCATTGTTTAATTTTTCAACTGCGGCGATTCCGCCTTTTTCTTTAATCCATTGTAAAGTTAAAAGAGAAACATAAACAGCAAATACAGGTGGAGTATTGTACATGCTTTCTCCTTTGATGTGTTTCGCGTAATCTAGCATACTCGGGATAGTTCTTCCGTTTTTGCCTAAGATTTCTTCTTTAACTACAACTAAAGTAGTTCCTGCTGGTCCCATATTTTTTTGAGCACCTGCATAGATTAAGTCGAATTTAGAAAAATCTAATTCACGTGAAAAAATATCAGAACTCATATCACAAACCACTGGAATGTTAGTCGATGGGAATTCTTTCATTTGAGTTCCAAAGATGGTATTGTTGCTAGTACAGTGAAAATAATCAGCATCAGCTGGAATTTCGTAACCTTTTGGGACATAAGTATAATTGTCTTCTTTTGAAGAAGCTACGACAACAGTTTCTCCGAAAAGTTTAGCCTCTTTGATTGCCGCAGTTGCCCACGTACCTGAATCTAAATAAGCTGCTTTTCCGTTTTCTTTCATTAAGTTGTATGGAGCCATTAAGAACGCTGTGCTGGCACCGCCTTGTAAAAATAAAGCTTGGTATCCTTTTCCTTGAAGTCCTAATAATTCTAAAGCAAGGGAGCGAGCTTCTTCCATAACCGCAACAAAATCTTTGCTTCTGTGCGAAATTTCAAGAATAGATAATCCTGAATCATTAAAATTTAAAATTGCTTTTGATGCCTTCTCAAAAACTTCCTGAGGTAAAATACTTGGTCCTGCGCTGTAGTTGTGTTTTTTCATGGTTGTTGTTAATAGTCGAAAAATTTAAAGATGCAAATTTCGGCAATAGGAGACGAAAAAGCGATAAATTATTCGAAATATTTAAACATATTTTTACTTTATTGTTAACAAAAACGTTATAGTATCAACGTTATCTGCGTAATCCCACAATTGAGGTTTTTGAGTTTGTCCAAATATGATGCTATTCTCAAATAAATTGTTGCTGACAATACATTGAATTTGTTCAGAATCAGCTTCGATACGGGATTGTAAATCCTCAATGTTTTCGTAAAATTCATAAAAAACACTCGAGATAGGAGAGGCGTAGCTGGAATCTTCTTTAATAGTCAAAAATCCATTGTCAAGAAGCTTGAAATTACTCATTAAAAATACCGCTTTGTTATAATCATAATTATTAGCGTATTTTTCATAATGAATCACATCTTGATATTTGAACATGGCTTCAAAAAATCCATCAAATGAATAATCCTTTGGCACAAAAAGTTTAGAAACATTGCGACATCCTAATCCGAAATAACGAAAAATATCTTCGCCTAAATTTTCTAAATCTTCTTTCGATTCTTTTCCATCTAAAACCGCAACAGAATTTCTGTTTTTTCTAATGATTGACGGTTTGTCTTTAAAATAATATTCAAAATAACGAGCCGTATTGTTGCTTCCGGTGGCAATTACGGCATCGAACTTTTCGAGTTTCCCTTCTGCAAATGTGATTTTATCTTTTAGATTTTCATCTACAGCAATTAAATATTTGGCCAAGAAAGGAAGTAGATGCTGATCGTTTGACGAAGTCTTGATCAAAGCTTTGTTTCCGGTAATCAAAACCGATAAAAAATCATGAAAACCAACCAGTGGAATATTTCCTGCCAAAATCAAAGCCACGGTTTTTTCCTTTTTGTCATTGGAGTCGATGGAATATTTAGAAATCCATTTTGTAATGTTTTCCTCCGTCAGAGCTTCTGCCCAAGAATTTATAGCAAAATAAACTTGCTCTGGCGTGTACCAGCCATTATGAGATTGTGATAAATGAATTAGATTTTCAAAATCATCAAAAAAAATCTCGTTATATAAAACGTTAGATTTTTTTACTGATTCCTTTTCAGAGAACTGACTTAAAAAATTTCCTAATTCAACAAAAACACTTTTTTTTGTTTCTAATGTCATAATGTTTGTTTATGAAGAGTTTTGATTGTAATTTTGCACAAAAATAAGCATAATTAAGTCGAAAGACAAAAGTCTAAAGTCGAAAGTCCAAAGTTGAAAAGACTTTAATGTTTTTACTTTAATACTTTCAAACTTTATGACAAATTTTATGACTTTAGACTGTATGACTTTTAAACTTTAAGACTAAAAAAGATGGCAATTATTATAACTGACGAATGCATTAATTGTGGGGCTTGCGAACCAGAGTGCCCAAATACAGCAATATATGAAGGTGCAGATGATTGGAGATATAAAGACGGAACAAGTCTTTCTGGAAAAGTAGTTTTACCTGATGGAACTGAGGTTGACGCTGATGATGCACAAACTCCAATTTCGGATGAAATCTATTATATTGTTCCAGGAAAATGTACAGAATGTAAAGGGTTTCATGACGAACCTCAATGTGCTGCAGTATGTCCTGTTGATTGCTGTGTACCAGATGATAACCACGTAGAAGACGAAGAAACCTTGTTGAATAGACAAGCTTTCTTACATGGCGAATAATATTCTGAGATCCAATTTTCAGAACTTTATAAAATCCTGAGTAATGTACTCAGGATTTTTTTTGTCTTTTTTTTGATATTTATTCTTTATAATGCTGTTACATAACGATTTATTTTGTTAATTTGATGTTAATATTCCAAAAACAGCCTATGAGGAGACTGGTATGTTTATTTATCGTATTATTTAGTATAACAGCTTTTGCGCAAAAATCTGAATATTCTATTATTGTAAAGGATATCGAAACTCAATTGCCTATAGAAAATGCCACTGTAGTCATTATGAAAACCAAACAAATTTTGTTAAGCAATAAAGAGGGCAAAGTCACTTTTATGCTAACAGGAGGTTCTAATATTGAAATTTCACAAACGGATTATGAGACTTTGAATATTCGCTGGGTGTCTTTAAAAGATGATCAAAAGTTTGTGGTTTATTTGAAGAACAAGAACAATAAACTAGATGAAATTGTAGTTTCAAAGGAAAATCCCCAAAAAATCTTTCAAAAAATTGTTGCCAATTCCAGGAAAAAGTTAGCATCATCTTACAGATTAAAAGTCTATGTAAGAGAATTTTTTATGCTCGATAACAAGTACTCTTATTATAATGACGGACTTGTTAATTTTCAATTTTCGGTAAATCAAAAAAAATCAAAAACCACATTATTGGTAGAGCAAAATAGATCCTACGGTTTGTTGGAAACAGATGTTAGTGCCGATTTAAAAGGATATAATTTGAATAATATCATGGAAAATTATTCGAACTTAAAATATTTTGATCCGGTTCTAGATCCCAAAACTAGAAAAGAATATGATTTTACAACAACAGGGCATCCTACTAATAAAGATTATTATGTTCTAAAAATTACGCCTCTTGATAAATCAAAAAAGGCATTGGATACTTTTGAAATTGTTTACGATCCTGTTAAGAAACTGATTGTAGAATATACAATCATCATTGAGCCAGGGAATCTAATGCAAATTGAAGAACAAACTAAGCCAGGCTCAAAAAATGTGACTAAATCGAATATCAGAGTTAGTTACAGAATCGATGGTGAGGACTATTATTTGTTGAATTCGAATGAAGAAATTGCGTATAATCTTGTTTTGAAAGAACAAATAAAGAAAATTGAGGTTCGAAATAGTTTTATCACAACACATTTCAACCGACAAAATTTCACTTATAAGGAAAGCGACGTTTTTAAAGAGAAAACACTCTTCAATAAAAAGAATAAAATTATGACCAATTATTGGGATATTTCTGGTTTTACAGCTACTGAGGAAGAAAAAGCGATTATTGCAGGTTTGGATTATAAGTTGTAAAATGTGAGTTGTGAAATGTTTTAGATAAAAAAAATCCTGAACTTTTTGGTTCAGGATTTTTTATTTGTGTCAGGCTGAGCGATCCCGAGACTTCGGGGAAGCCCTTTTTTCTGAAATATTTTAGAAATTAAATCCAAGTCTTGCGTAGTAATATGCACCGCTGAATCCCATTTGAACGGCATCCCAGTAACCTCCAGCTTCTGTATTTCCTTGCTCGTCTTGTTTTGTTGGATAAACATTGAATAAGTTGTTGCTTCCAAGACTTAATTTTAAATTTTTAGTTAATTGATAACCTACAGTTAAATCAGTAACTAATCTTGGATTATAAACGTCATCTTCATCTGCATAATCAACTAAAACTACTTTGCTGAAACGTGTAAAAGCCAATCCTGCATCAAATTTATTTTTTGAATACGTAAGATTTAAACCAAACTTGCTGTCTGGAGCTGAAGCTAATAAAAAGGCTTTTTCACGTTTTCCAAAGAAAGTCGCTTCGTCTAAATCACCATTTTTTACTTTATCAATTTTCATATCATTGATATTTCCAACTAAAGTGGCGCCAATATGTCCAAAATCATACGTTTTTTTCCAAGAGAAAACTAAATCTAAACCATGCGTGCTTGTATCAACTCCGTTAGCAAAAAATTGCGCCGAATCAACACCAAGGTTTAAACTGCTTGCGTCAAAATATCCTGTTAATACAATACGATCTTTAACTTTAATGTAATATCCGTCAACAGTAGCTGTAAAATCACCAAATGTTGCAGTTAGTCCCAAAGAGGCGTTTACTGCTTTTTCTTCGTTTAATTTTTGAATTCCAAATGCTCGCGTAACCGGGCTGTCATTTGGTGCAAGTAAAACTTCTTGTGCTCCTTGTGCATTAAAATTTGTAAAATGCAGATTGTAATAAATTTGAGCTAAAGATGGTGCACGGAAACCTGTACTAATAGATCCTCTAGCATTAATATGATCTGTAATTTTTAATCTTGAAGCTAATTTTCCGTTAATAGTACTTCCAAAATCGCTGTAATTTTCAAAACGAACAGCGCCACTCAGCATCCAAGCTTCAGTAACATCTAATTCGGCATCAGTATAAAGCGAAAAGTTTGTTCTGTCTTTGTTTACAGTATTTAACGGGCTGTATCCAGGGAAACCTTGCGATCCTCCTGGTCTTGGTTCGCCCGAAATTGGGTCAATTGGAGGGCTTTGTGTTGTAGGATCTGTAATAACTTTTCCGTTAGTATCGTAAGTAGCGTACGAGCCTTCTTCGCCCGCAAAAATTTCAAATTGCTCCACTCTAAATTCTGTCCCAAAAGCGATATTAAATCCGCTCATGATATCATCATAATT comes from Flavobacterium sp. KACC 22761 and encodes:
- a CDS encoding D-2-hydroxyacid dehydrogenase, producing the protein MKVLANDGISKSGILALEKGGFEVITTKVAQEQVANYINENNVDVILVRSATKVRKDIIDACPGIKIIGRGGVGMDNIDVDYAKSKGIHVINTPASSSESVAELVFGHLFSGVRFLHDSNRNMPLEGDSNFDGLKKAYANGTELRGKTLGIVGIGRIGQATAKMALGLGMKVIAADSFIPEVDVKVEFFDGQSITTKIVSQSLESLFKEADFITLHVPAQDGYIIGEKELEIMKDGVGIVNCARGGVIDEVALVKALDSGKVAFAGLDVFESEPKPEMAILMHSKISLTPHIGAATGEAQDRIGTELASQIITLLS
- the serC gene encoding 3-phosphoserine/phosphohydroxythreonine transaminase, with the protein product MKKHNYSAGPSILPQEVFEKASKAILNFNDSGLSILEISHRSKDFVAVMEEARSLALELLGLQGKGYQALFLQGGASTAFLMAPYNLMKENGKAAYLDSGTWATAAIKEAKLFGETVVVASSKEDNYTYVPKGYEIPADADYFHCTSNNTIFGTQMKEFPSTNIPVVCDMSSDIFSRELDFSKFDLIYAGAQKNMGPAGTTLVVVKEEILGKNGRTIPSMLDYAKHIKGESMYNTPPVFAVYVSLLTLQWIKEKGGIAAVEKLNNAKAELLYAEIDRNPLFKGAAKVEDRSNMNVTFLLNNPEHTETFDALWKAANISGLPGHRSVGGYRASIYNAMPIESVQVLVDVMKALESKV
- a CDS encoding acyl-CoA reductase, with product MTLETKKSVFVELGNFLSQFSEKESVKKSNVLYNEIFFDDFENLIHLSQSHNGWYTPEQVYFAINSWAEALTEENITKWISKYSIDSNDKKEKTVALILAGNIPLVGFHDFLSVLITGNKALIKTSSNDQHLLPFLAKYLIAVDENLKDKITFAEGKLEKFDAVIATGSNNTARYFEYYFKDKPSIIRKNRNSVAVLDGKESKEDLENLGEDIFRYFGLGCRNVSKLFVPKDYSFDGFFEAMFKYQDVIHYEKYANNYDYNKAVFLMSNFKLLDNGFLTIKEDSSYASPISSVFYEFYENIEDLQSRIEADSEQIQCIVSNNLFENSIIFGQTQKPQLWDYADNVDTITFLLTIK
- a CDS encoding 4Fe-4S dicluster domain-containing protein; the protein is MAIIITDECINCGACEPECPNTAIYEGADDWRYKDGTSLSGKVVLPDGTEVDADDAQTPISDEIYYIVPGKCTECKGFHDEPQCAAVCPVDCCVPDDNHVEDEETLLNRQAFLHGE